Proteins encoded together in one Entelurus aequoreus isolate RoL-2023_Sb linkage group LG20, RoL_Eaeq_v1.1, whole genome shotgun sequence window:
- the mcl1b gene encoding induced myeloid leukemia cell differentiation protein Mcl-1b, translating into MNMMQTTKRMARNVSTGCMGLMFPPNGVLECSVHYGSGAPSSPHLQRAAALDVHSGAAAKHRPSVLEMSHKGGFDTIKNQHDDIDDASLPCTPELHSPDDDVHAGDAALDAETRSLVSGFLTEFTGLSTGPWLETKAQSTMKRVVRNVLEKHRYKYNGMLKTLCLDQKGDNMDFVGSVAKSLFSDGTTNWGRIASLVAFGAVVSQYLKNKDRGHCVPLVAQEISSFLLEHQRNWLVKNNSWNGFVEFFQEADPESAVRKTLMAVAGFAGIGATLALLIR; encoded by the exons ATGAACATGATGCAGACGACGAAGCGCATGGCGCGGAACGTGAGCACGGGATGTATGGGCCTCATGTTTCCCCCAAATGGAGTCCTCGAATGCTCGGTGCACTACGGCTCGGGTGCGCCCTCCTCCCCGCATCTCCAGAGAGCCGCGGCCTTGGACGTTCACAGCGGGGCCGCCGCCAAACACCGACCCAGCGTTTTGGAAATGAGCCACAAAGGCGGCTTCGACACCATTAAGAACCAACACGACGACATCGACGACGCGTCTCTGCCGTGCACGCCCGAGCTCCACAGCCCGGACGACGACGTGCACGCCGGAGACGCGGCCCTGGACGCGGAGACAAGGAGCCTCGTTAGCGGCTTCCTCACTGAATTTACCGGCCTTTCGACGGGTCCGTGGTTGGAAACCAAAGCGCAGTCCACCATGAAAAGAGTCGTGAGGAACGTGCTGGAAAAGCACAGATATAAATACAACG gtATGCTCAAAACTCTTTGTCTGGACCAGAAAGGGGACAACATGGACTTTGTGGGTTCAGTAGCCAAGAGCCTCTTCTCAGATGGGACCACAAACTGGGGCCGCATTGCCAGTCTGGTGGCGTTCGGGGCGGTGGTGTCCCAGTACCTGAAGAACAAGGACAGGGGACACTGTGTGCCCCTGGTGGCCCAGGAGATCTCTTCGTTCCTGCTGGAACACCAACGAAACTGGCTAGTGAAAAACAACTCATGG aatggttttgtagagtTCTTTCAGGAAGCTGACCCAGAGTCCGCAGTGAGGAAAACGCTCATGGCCGTTGCGGGGTTTGCTGGCATCGGGGCGACACTGGCCCTGTTGATCAGGTGA